From the bacterium genome, the window AGGCCGGGAAGCCCGTGGTGGTCTTGAAGGCGGGACGGTCTCCCGCCGCGCAGGCGGCCGTGATCGCACACACCGCCGCGCTCGCGGGCCCCGATCGCCTCATCGACGCGCAGCTGCGCCGGCACCGAGGCGTCCGCGCGGGCTCGCTCGACGACCTGGTGGAGACGTGCGCGGCGTTGTCGGGTCGGCGGATCGTCAGTTCCGGATGGACGGCGTTTGCCCTGTCCGGAGGGCACATCGAATTGGTGCTCGACGCGGCGGCGTCCGGCCAGGTCACGTTCCCAGCCGTGCCGCCTGCGGCCGCGGCGAAGATCCGCGAGCGCCTTCCCGCGTATCTGCCGCGCGCGGTCGGCAATCCGATCGATACGGCCGGCGTTCCCCTCGAGTGGCTGCCGGAGATCGTTGCGGCGGAGCCTGGGATCGACGGCGTGATGTTCGTGGTGCAGACGCGGCGGCGCCCGACCGGCGTCCCGGATCTGCTCACGGCGACGCTCGCGACGGCGGAGGCGCTCCACGACACGAGCGACAAACCCGTGATCGTGCTGTCGGCGAACAGCGACCTCGAGCCGTCGGTCGCGGACCGGCTGGCCCCGCGCGGCATCCCGGTGCTCGCGGGCATCGAGGCCGGCCTCCGCGCGCTGGAGCAGGCGTACCGGTACCATCGTCCGGTCCCGCCGCTGCTCGCGGACCAGGGCGTGGACGCGGCCGGGCTCCGGCGGCTTGCCGCGCTCCGGGCGCCGCTCGCCGGGCGGGCCGCGCTCGACCTCGTGGCCGGCGCCGGCGTGCCGGTCGTACACTCGATCGAGGCGGCGGGGCCGGACGCCGCCGTCGCCGCCGCGGACCGTCTCGGCTATCCCGTGGTGGTGAAGACCGGCGCGGGCGATGTCCTGCACCGGTCCGAAGCCGGCCAAGTGTTCGTGGACCTCGGCACCCCCGAGGCGGTCAGGCGCGCGGCCGGGGCCGTGCGGCCGCCGGTCCTGGTGCAGCCGTGCCTTGCCGGCGTCGAGTTCATCCTCGGACTGGAGAGCGATCCGGCGCTGGGCACGTGCGTGCTGGTGGGCGCCGGCGGCGTGCTGGCGGAAGTGCTCGACCGGGTCGCGGTGCGCGGCGTGCCGCTGCGCGCCGGCGACGCCGCGGAGATGCTGGCCGAGCTCCCGATGCAGCGGCTGTTGGACGGATACCGCGGCCGTCCTCCCGTGGACCGGGCGGCCGTCGCCGCGGTGATCGAGCGTGTGGCGGCCGTCGGCGCGGCGGCGGGGGCGTCGCTCGCGTCGCTTGACCT encodes:
- a CDS encoding acetate--CoA ligase family protein — its product is MTRAALRRLLWPESVAVVGASPAGQWTRHMIPSMRRLGYRGEIFPVNPQYREVESLRCYPAVAEIPKAPDAVMIAVRRDAAMTAVEQCAARGAGGAVVLAGGFAEIGPEGAALQDRLRDVAGQAGMAILGPNCQGYINCVHPSALWMDEIFEPLRPGGIAIVSHSGTVATGIMNQLYRRGLYPSCVLSIGNEAVVTAAELIEACVDDAATRVIAAHLETIRAPERFFAACDRAAEAGKPVVVLKAGRSPAAQAAVIAHTAALAGPDRLIDAQLRRHRGVRAGSLDDLVETCAALSGRRIVSSGWTAFALSGGHIELVLDAAASGQVTFPAVPPAAAAKIRERLPAYLPRAVGNPIDTAGVPLEWLPEIVAAEPGIDGVMFVVQTRRRPTGVPDLLTATLATAEALHDTSDKPVIVLSANSDLEPSVADRLAPRGIPVLAGIEAGLRALEQAYRYHRPVPPLLADQGVDAAGLRRLAALRAPLAGRAALDLVAGAGVPVVHSIEAAGPDAAVAAADRLGYPVVVKTGAGDVLHRSEAGQVFVDLGTPEAVRRAAGAVRPPVLVQPCLAGVEFILGLESDPALGTCVLVGAGGVLAEVLDRVAVRGVPLRAGDAAEMLAELPMQRLLDGYRGRPPVDRAAVAAVIERVAAVGAAAGASLASLDLNPVIASPAGVYAVDALIVPRR